A window from Myxosarcina sp. GI1 encodes these proteins:
- a CDS encoding type II toxin-antitoxin system PemK/MazF family toxin codes for MVSKTIRRGDIWFVRLDPAEDSETKKTRPCLVLQNDIGNKYGDTTVIVPFLASGDYPFIVNVFSSKQNGLDRQRGLNLSKIRSVSMARFRNKIGAIENKYWSQIERALLVECGFINS; via the coding sequence ATGGTATCGAAGACGATTAGACGGGGTGATATTTGGTTTGTTCGACTCGATCCTGCTGAAGATTCGGAAACCAAGAAGACCAGACCTTGCTTAGTATTACAAAACGACATTGGCAATAAGTATGGAGATACAACTGTCATAGTTCCATTTTTGGCTTCGGGAGACTATCCATTCATCGTCAATGTTTTTTCTTCCAAGCAAAATGGACTAGATCGCCAAAGAGGATTAAATTTGAGCAAAATTCGTTCTGTATCTATGGCTAGATTTAGAAATAAAATTGGTGCAATTGAAAACAAATATTGGAGCCAGATTGAAAGAGCTTTACTAGTTGAGTGTGGTTTTATTAATAGTTAG
- a CDS encoding FG-GAP repeat protein — translation MVDTLFDVNDLNGDNGFALAGLDRLFNSDGLGEAVSNAGDINGDGLDDFIIGAPGAGLALKSYDEYGQIYYLSDGRGEAYVAFGREGGFGAEFDLNKLNGNNGFIVRGLNERDLLGQEVSGAGDINGDGFDDFIVSTSYINDSRGEAHVIFGRANGFNLNFDLASLDGKNGFTIQGINKNDRLGFAISNAGDVNGDGFDDLIVGAFNVKVGDNVSAGEVYVIFGREEGFDANFDLNNLNGNNGFTVRGLNGRDSLGQAVSNAGDINSDGFDDLVIGAPNAEAGRKYSYKGEAYIIFGKDGFSANFDLNNFNGNNGFTVSGRNERDFLGSAISNAGDVNGDGFDDIIIGAPDGDGFSSNSNSYRGEAYVIFGRKSGFDVSFDLNKLDGSNGFKLQGIDISDELGSAVSSAGDVNGDGFDDIIVSAPFFDNYTYGDDSNNFGAAYIVFGSDKGFDPALDIADLDVTEGFTFQGVKPSHLFGREVSNAGDINGDGLSDLIVGAPSDYSQFVDDAYVIYGFKPSILTGTEKDDRLTGTEKDDLIIGLAGNDSLSSLGGDDELVGGKGRDTLIAGADRDILNGNDGSDRLNGGAGNDTLVGGTGADTLSGESESDRLLGDLGKDSIYGGNGNDTLNGGDSDDTLVGGKNSDLLDGGDDNDRLIGVALNSNLGAGEQDTLTGGAGSDIFVLGNKSSVFYDDRDNFTSGDANFARLKDFNPQQDKVQLSGSVDEYLLFFLPNGSSNVDAKLVYDANTTAGSENIALLENVSVDLKLSDPAFTFV, via the coding sequence TTGGTAGATACTTTATTTGATGTAAATGACTTAAACGGCGACAATGGTTTTGCGCTCGCTGGTTTAGACAGACTTTTTAATTCCGATGGTTTGGGTGAAGCCGTTAGCAATGCAGGCGATATCAACGGTGACGGTTTAGATGACTTTATTATCGGCGCACCTGGTGCGGGATTAGCTTTAAAAAGTTACGACGAATATGGTCAGATCTATTATCTTAGCGATGGTCGCGGTGAAGCCTATGTCGCTTTTGGTCGAGAAGGAGGTTTTGGTGCCGAATTCGACCTAAACAAACTCAATGGCAATAATGGTTTTATAGTTCGAGGTCTAAACGAACGCGATCTCTTAGGACAAGAAGTAAGCGGTGCGGGAGATATCAATGGTGATGGCTTTGACGACTTTATCGTTAGCACCTCTTATATTAACGACAGTCGCGGCGAAGCCCATGTCATTTTCGGTCGAGCCAATGGTTTTAATCTTAATTTCGATCTAGCAAGTCTTGACGGTAAAAACGGTTTTACAATTCAAGGCATTAATAAAAACGATCGCTTGGGTTTCGCAATAAGCAATGCAGGTGATGTTAATGGTGATGGTTTTGACGACCTGATTGTTGGAGCATTTAATGTCAAGGTTGGCGATAATGTGAGTGCGGGAGAGGTCTACGTAATTTTTGGTCGCGAAGAAGGTTTTGATGCCAATTTCGATCTAAACAATCTTAATGGCAACAACGGTTTTACAGTTCGAGGTCTAAACGGACGCGATAGTTTGGGTCAAGCGGTAAGTAATGCAGGGGATATCAATAGCGATGGTTTTGACGACCTAGTTATTGGCGCACCTAATGCTGAAGCTGGTCGTAAATATAGTTATAAAGGAGAAGCCTATATCATTTTTGGTAAAGATGGTTTTAGTGCCAACTTCGATCTAAACAATTTTAACGGCAATAATGGTTTTACGGTAAGTGGTCGAAACGAACGTGATTTTTTAGGTAGTGCTATAAGTAACGCGGGTGACGTTAATGGTGATGGCTTCGATGACATAATCATTGGCGCACCTGATGGAGATGGTTTTTCTAGCAATAGTAATAGTTATCGCGGTGAAGCCTATGTCATTTTTGGTCGGAAAAGTGGTTTTGATGTAAGTTTCGATCTCAACAAACTCGACGGTAGTAATGGCTTCAAACTTCAAGGCATAGATATTTCAGATGAATTGGGTAGTGCGGTAAGCAGTGCGGGTGATGTCAATGGCGATGGCTTTGACGATATAATTGTGAGCGCGCCTTTTTTTGATAATTATACTTATGGTGACGATTCTAATAACTTCGGTGCAGCTTACATAGTTTTTGGTAGTGACAAGGGTTTCGACCCCGCGCTCGATATAGCCGATCTCGATGTCACTGAAGGTTTTACGTTCCAAGGTGTTAAACCCTCCCATTTATTCGGTAGAGAGGTTAGCAATGCAGGCGATATCAATGGCGATGGTCTGAGCGATTTAATAGTTGGCGCACCTTCAGATTATTCTCAATTTGTAGATGATGCCTATGTTATCTATGGTTTTAAGCCATCGATACTTACTGGTACCGAAAAAGACGATCGCCTTACAGGTACTGAAAAAGACGATCTTATTATTGGTCTGGCTGGCAACGATAGCCTATCAAGTCTTGGCGGTGATGACGAACTTGTTGGTGGAAAAGGTCGAGATACTCTTATCGCTGGTGCGGATCGAGACATTCTTAACGGCAATGATGGCTCGGATCGTCTCAATGGCGGTGCTGGTAATGATACTCTCGTTGGCGGTACTGGTGCCGATACCCTTAGCGGCGAGTCGGAAAGCGATCGCCTGTTGGGAGATTTAGGCAAAGATAGTATCTATGGCGGCAATGGCAACGACACTCTTAACGGTGGTGATAGTGACGATACTTTAGTCGGTGGTAAGAATAGCGATTTGCTTGACGGCGGCGATGACAACGACAGATTAATTGGTGTCGCGCTTAATAGTAATTTGGGTGCTGGCGAACAAGATACTCTAACTGGTGGTGCGGGTAGCGATATTTTTGTTTTGGGTAACAAATCTAGTGTCTTTTACGACGATCGCGATAACTTTACATCGGGAGATGCCAATTTTGCGCGTCTGAAAGATTTCAATCCCCAACAAGATAAGGTGCAGCTATCAGGTTCTGTAGATGAATATCTTCTTTTCTTTCTACCCAACGGTTCGAGTAATGTTGATGCCAAGCTAGTTTATGACGCTAACACTACTGCTGGTTCGGAAAATATCGCTCTATTAGAAAACGTTTCTGTCGATTTGAAACTGAGCGATCCTGCTTTTACCTTTGTTTGA
- a CDS encoding integrin alpha gives MVNSLFSLGNIDGSNGFVINGIDKYDRLGSSVSNAGDVNGDGFDDIIIGAPGSYNNKTGGYGESYVVFGGSELGSEGNVDLDSLNGSNGFVLKGVNKIDYLGSSVSNAGDINGDSIDDLIVGAPAGITYYGEFRVGKSYVVFGGTEIGSDGNVKLNSIDGSNGFVINGTEGNARSGNSVSNAGDVNGDGFDDIIIGAPNAAGVPIYDPSYVDRTYKNGEGYVVFGSTNVGSDGSFELSTLNGSNGFALKGIGGDIAYPDLYFGLDYAVARFGYSVGGGGDINGDGFDDVVIGAPGKVSYEGFVGNRGETYAVFGGSEVGSSGAITVDTLNGSKGFVVDDSSEKDFGISVSNAGDVNGDGFEDLFIGAAFREVSRYVLIESGLGYVVFGGNEVGDRGSINPNALDGSNGFILKSSEEGDLLGRSVSSAGDVNGDGFDDLIIGAPSDGGNYYYYEPGLSKSYLVFGGEKIGKDGTIEVDKIDGSNGVVLEGINNFNGTGFSVSGAGDVNNDGIDDLIVGAPDAGNPTSLSGRTYTDRQGESYIIFGNAAPQLDINGEDAGIDLTTTFSDSSVSIVDRDNLILTDSNSNTLSQATVEIANPLNGENEFLAADTANTKIVADYDAVTGTLSLTGKDSIANYRQVLETLTYNNNAEVVYRSDRTIEFTVDDGAAFNNTNAVATTKIDFDFNTNISDRGGQNTFTIKAGSGEITIADFGGVGTGIRSSKAVVEEVDTLKFAGSQLTADNLILTQKERDLELTFDGVADTKIILSDFNLEQLDNLPSGIGNILFNRQQTIKDSFDVFDAEQIRSRVFNFNTATFLNDLDNTLQGFNNSDDVINSQRGNDVLLGRSGNDTLRGNGGDDLLLDGGKGKDRLDGGKGNDGLFGGAGVDGFVLRKGHGTDTIFDYDRFNDSLVLADGLEFEDLAITGNRDRTEINLSETEEVLAILIGVNANYINEFVFS, from the coding sequence ATGGTAAATTCTTTATTTAGTCTTGGTAATATCGACGGTAGCAACGGTTTTGTAATTAACGGTATAGATAAATACGATCGCCTCGGTTCTTCCGTTAGCAATGCAGGAGATGTCAACGGCGATGGGTTTGACGACATAATTATTGGCGCACCTGGTAGCTATAACAACAAAACTGGTGGTTATGGAGAAAGCTATGTCGTGTTTGGCGGTAGCGAACTTGGCAGCGAAGGCAATGTCGATTTAGACTCCCTGAACGGCAGTAATGGTTTTGTTTTAAAAGGTGTTAATAAAATAGACTACTTAGGTAGCTCGGTCAGCAATGCAGGAGATATTAACGGCGATAGTATCGACGATTTAATCGTTGGCGCGCCTGCTGGCATCACTTATTACGGGGAATTTAGAGTAGGAAAAAGCTATGTGGTGTTTGGCGGAACAGAAATTGGCAGTGATGGTAATGTCAAACTAAATTCCATCGATGGTAGTAATGGCTTTGTAATAAACGGCACCGAGGGAAACGCTCGCTCTGGCAATTCTGTCAGCAATGCAGGAGATGTCAACGGCGATGGGTTTGACGACATAATTATTGGCGCACCTAATGCTGCTGGCGTACCAATTTACGACCCTTCTTACGTCGATCGCACTTACAAAAATGGAGAGGGTTATGTAGTATTTGGTAGCACTAATGTAGGCAGTGATGGTAGTTTTGAACTAAGCACGCTTAATGGCAGCAATGGCTTCGCACTCAAAGGTATTGGAGGAGATATCGCTTATCCCGACTTATATTTCGGTCTTGATTACGCTGTGGCTCGTTTTGGTTATTCAGTTGGCGGCGGGGGAGATATTAACGGCGATGGTTTTGATGACGTAGTTATTGGCGCACCTGGTAAAGTATCATATGAGGGGTTCGTTGGTAATCGCGGAGAAACTTATGCGGTATTTGGAGGCAGCGAAGTCGGCAGCAGTGGCGCAATTACTGTAGACACGCTCAATGGCAGTAAGGGTTTTGTGGTAGACGACTCTTCTGAAAAAGATTTTGGTATTTCTGTAAGCAATGCGGGAGATGTCAATGGAGATGGCTTTGAAGATCTGTTTATTGGAGCGGCTTTTAGAGAAGTTTCACGATATGTTCTAATAGAGTCGGGATTAGGCTATGTAGTCTTTGGCGGCAATGAAGTTGGAGATAGAGGTAGTATAAATCCTAATGCGCTCGATGGCAGCAACGGTTTTATTCTAAAAAGTAGCGAAGAAGGAGATCTTTTAGGTCGTTCGGTAAGCAGTGCAGGGGATGTTAATGGCGACGGCTTTGACGATTTGATTATCGGTGCGCCTAGTGATGGCGGAAATTATTATTATTATGAGCCTGGTTTGAGTAAGAGCTATCTTGTGTTCGGTGGCGAGAAAATTGGCAAAGATGGCACGATAGAGGTAGACAAAATTGATGGTAGTAATGGCGTAGTTTTAGAAGGCATCAACAATTTTAATGGTACTGGTTTTTCAGTTAGTGGCGCGGGAGATGTTAACAACGATGGCATTGACGATCTGATAGTCGGTGCGCCTGATGCTGGTAATCCAACTTCTCTTTCTGGTCGTACCTATACCGACCGTCAAGGAGAAAGCTATATCATCTTTGGCAACGCTGCACCCCAGTTAGACATCAACGGCGAAGATGCAGGCATCGACTTGACTACTACCTTTAGCGACAGTTCCGTTTCAATTGTCGATCGCGACAACCTAATTCTTACTGACTCAAATTCTAATACTCTCTCTCAAGCGACAGTAGAAATTGCCAATCCTCTCAATGGCGAGAATGAGTTTCTTGCTGCCGATACGGCTAATACTAAAATTGTGGCTGATTACGATGCCGTTACTGGTACGCTCTCTCTTACGGGCAAAGACAGCATCGCTAACTATCGTCAAGTTTTAGAAACCCTTACTTATAACAACAACGCTGAAGTTGTCTATAGGAGCGATCGCACCATTGAATTTACAGTAGATGATGGCGCGGCTTTTAATAACACCAATGCTGTGGCTACAACTAAGATAGACTTTGACTTCAATACCAATATTTCAGATCGTGGCGGTCAAAATACTTTTACCATCAAAGCTGGTAGTGGCGAGATTACTATTGCCGACTTTGGCGGCGTGGGTACTGGTATTCGTTCTTCTAAGGCAGTTGTTGAAGAAGTCGATACCCTAAAGTTTGCTGGTTCGCAATTAACTGCCGATAATCTGATTCTCACTCAGAAAGAGCGCGATTTAGAACTTACTTTTGATGGGGTAGCCGATACTAAAATTATTCTGTCGGATTTCAACTTAGAACAACTAGATAACTTACCATCTGGTATCGGTAATATCTTATTTAACCGACAACAGACAATTAAAGATAGCTTTGATGTATTTGATGCCGAACAAATTCGCTCTCGCGTGTTTAATTTCAATACGGCTACTTTTTTAAACGATTTAGATAATACGCTCCAAGGATTTAACAACTCTGACGATGTTATTAATAGTCAAAGAGGCAATGATGTCTTGCTCGGACGTTCGGGTAATGATACCCTGCGGGGTAATGGTGGGGATGACCTATTGCTCGATGGCGGTAAGGGTAAGGATCGCCTTGACGGTGGTAAAGGGAATGATGGCTTGTTTGGGGGTGCTGGTGTTGATGGGTTTGTGTTGAGAAAAGGTCATGGAACGGACACGATTTTTGATTACGATAGATTTAATGATTCGCTGGTGTTGGCTGACGGTTTGGAGTTTGAAGATCTGGCAATTACGGGAAATCGCGATCGAACGGAAATCAATTTGAGTGAGACTGAGGAGGTTTTGGCGATTTTGATTGGGGTCAATGCTAACTATATCAACGAGTTTGTTTTTTCGTAA
- a CDS encoding DEAD/DEAH box helicase produces the protein MSEKIPYTLRNYQKKAVSDTYNLIRQSVKRILLVSATGSGKTLIATKVIFDAVSRNKRVLFVVHRDILIAQTYNKFAAVGLNCGFFKAGWEENIDANVQIASVQTLPNRQKWKECKFDLIIFDECHLVAFSSICQQIMQIFFPDAIYLGLTATPWRLSKKESLGDIYSALVCTPMPKELIQSNFLVKPSYYGLDFDVSLDEMEVTNGDYNVPQLNTVCDRPELIQQLCHSWFDLGYKRRSVAFAVGVKHAENIAKAFLERGIEAAVVTGKTPISERNQLYKQLGSGKLLVLASCGALSEGFDVPEVSCVMLARPTKSKALYFQQLGRGLRLAPAKHDCLVLDQSQNVIEHGFIEDLEEIELSLSEEEKNKIQGKAPLKICPTLDGGCGVYIYATCLRCPHCGYNFDLKKLVSVLGTNRLAIATDKEKLVLYRELLRHAYSNGYAPTWAAVKFKEKYNFFPPFDWGRGAVFNHQKTDSLFELYQDYLGNAAKRLNKDLDWVKKYLYLEFGHDLTLEMSLAR, from the coding sequence GTGAGCGAAAAAATTCCCTATACTTTAAGAAATTATCAAAAAAAAGCAGTTTCAGATACTTACAATTTAATTCGCCAATCGGTAAAAAGAATATTATTAGTATCTGCTACGGGTTCGGGCAAAACGCTGATCGCAACTAAAGTGATCTTCGACGCGGTAAGTCGAAATAAACGAGTTTTGTTTGTGGTGCATCGAGATATCTTAATTGCTCAAACCTATAATAAGTTCGCTGCGGTCGGATTAAATTGTGGTTTTTTTAAGGCAGGTTGGGAAGAAAATATCGATGCGAACGTCCAGATTGCTTCAGTGCAAACCCTGCCAAATCGTCAGAAATGGAAAGAATGTAAATTCGATTTGATTATTTTTGACGAATGCCATCTTGTGGCGTTTAGCAGTATCTGTCAGCAAATAATGCAAATATTTTTTCCTGATGCTATTTATTTAGGTTTGACTGCTACGCCCTGGAGGTTATCAAAAAAAGAATCTTTGGGAGATATTTATTCAGCGTTAGTATGTACCCCCATGCCCAAAGAACTTATTCAGTCTAATTTTTTAGTTAAACCTTCTTATTATGGGTTAGATTTCGACGTATCTTTGGATGAGATGGAAGTAACCAACGGCGATTACAATGTTCCGCAGCTAAATACCGTTTGCGATCGCCCCGAACTAATACAGCAGCTTTGCCATAGCTGGTTTGATTTGGGCTACAAACGTCGTAGCGTTGCTTTTGCGGTGGGAGTAAAACACGCAGAAAATATCGCCAAAGCGTTTCTAGAACGAGGGATAGAAGCAGCGGTAGTGACGGGAAAAACGCCAATATCCGAACGAAATCAGCTTTACAAACAACTTGGTAGCGGCAAACTTTTAGTTTTAGCTTCCTGTGGAGCTTTATCAGAAGGATTTGACGTACCTGAAGTAAGTTGCGTTATGCTAGCACGTCCTACAAAATCAAAAGCTTTATATTTTCAACAGTTAGGTAGAGGGTTGCGTTTAGCACCTGCCAAACATGACTGTTTGGTATTAGATCAGTCTCAAAACGTTATCGAACATGGTTTTATTGAAGATTTAGAGGAAATTGAATTGAGTTTGAGTGAAGAAGAAAAAAATAAAATTCAAGGGAAAGCTCCTCTAAAAATCTGCCCGACACTTGATGGAGGTTGTGGAGTCTATATTTACGCGACCTGTTTACGCTGTCCTCACTGTGGATATAATTTCGATTTGAAAAAACTCGTAAGTGTTCTGGGTACAAACCGATTGGCAATTGCGACAGATAAAGAAAAGCTGGTTTTATATCGCGAGCTTTTAAGACACGCTTACAGTAACGGTTATGCCCCAACCTGGGCAGCAGTAAAATTCAAAGAAAAATATAATTTTTTTCCACCTTTTGATTGGGGTAGGGGAGCAGTTTTCAACCACCAAAAAACAGACTCTTTATTCGAGCTTTATCAAGATTATTTAGGCAATGCTGCTAAACGATTGAATAAAGACCTAGATTGGGTCAAAAAATATCTTTATTTGGAATTTGGTCACGATCTAACGTTAGAGATGTCGCTCGCTCGGTGA
- a CDS encoding tyrosine-type recombinase/integrase, whose translation MQFIKSAFLKKGKLLPVKKYNNSIIDNYAYRQLKDRVMLVASPPSTPNHLAPNSFMDAWSDFLIHDVGSGAAADDTIRTYVTQIKQYLIWCERVGVNPALAGRKEIKAYRRSLHRERGLKSSTIALKLTTVRRFYDAAIEAGLLKHNPAIGIKPPSMQSDPCSAIAFLEKFEVDELLEIVASSAPQGKVAIDNPLKQARDLFIVEFMVREGPRTVELHRANLGDIVRQGDNLGIKVFGKRNLRIVPLTHSLAELLKNYLVARKLVGQKLDTDSPLLVSVGNRSRGSRLSRSQIRTLVTSYLKKSGLKIKAGRTLSTHSLRHTAGTLAIRAGAELRQVQDLLGHADLRTTAVYVHVGDRWEHNPAALWSD comes from the coding sequence ATGCAGTTTATTAAAAGTGCATTTTTGAAAAAAGGAAAATTGTTACCTGTTAAGAAGTACAATAATTCAATAATCGATAATTACGCTTATCGTCAATTGAAAGATCGAGTAATGTTAGTTGCTTCTCCACCATCTACCCCAAACCATCTCGCTCCCAATTCTTTTATGGATGCTTGGTCGGATTTTTTAATTCACGATGTGGGAAGTGGTGCGGCAGCAGACGACACGATACGTACTTATGTTACCCAGATAAAGCAATATTTAATCTGGTGCGAGCGAGTTGGAGTCAATCCAGCTTTAGCAGGTAGAAAAGAAATTAAAGCCTATCGTCGTAGTTTGCATCGGGAACGAGGGCTAAAAAGTAGCACCATTGCTCTAAAGCTAACGACAGTAAGGCGATTTTACGATGCTGCTATAGAGGCAGGGTTGCTGAAGCACAATCCCGCAATCGGTATTAAACCACCGTCGATGCAGTCCGATCCGTGTTCGGCGATTGCTTTTTTAGAAAAATTTGAAGTAGATGAATTACTAGAGATAGTAGCTTCGAGCGCACCTCAAGGAAAGGTAGCGATCGATAACCCACTCAAGCAAGCACGAGATTTATTTATCGTCGAATTTATGGTGCGTGAAGGTCCGCGAACGGTAGAACTGCATCGTGCCAATTTAGGAGATATAGTCCGTCAGGGAGACAATTTGGGAATTAAAGTTTTTGGCAAGCGCAACCTGAGAATCGTACCTCTAACTCACTCACTGGCAGAGCTATTAAAAAATTATTTGGTAGCTAGAAAACTAGTGGGACAAAAGCTCGATACTGATTCCCCATTACTCGTATCTGTAGGCAATCGTAGTCGTGGCAGTCGTCTTTCTCGTTCTCAAATTCGGACATTAGTAACGAGCTATCTCAAGAAAAGTGGTTTAAAAATTAAAGCGGGAAGAACGCTTTCAACTCATAGTCTCAGACACACTGCGGGAACATTAGCTATCAGAGCGGGAGCAGAACTGCGTCAGGTACAAGATTTATTAGGTCATGCCGATTTGCGTACTACTGCTGTCTACGTTCATGTTGGCGATCGCTGGGAGCATAATCCTGCCGCTCTCTGGTCTGATTGA
- the c2c8 gene encoding type V CRISPR-associated protein C2c8, giving the protein MKTVEFKLKLNKIQRATIDSWLESLRWVWNEGLGLLLEFHHQKYYNWLEKKLVGVSANSFRADDRSVISRDREFRKCYLKFSKTNAYAASCPISVGKTPHPVCPLPVPQPRLKYDNFKGLIGYITKTNYADCPHLKGIPAKFIAGTLKHLAEAWQAYKDKKRTIAHQPKFKSKLRGDRLKSLYCIQPENITLHINHNTFACPGVSVLGKLKVLNKNLEKRWQEEIKPRTLQIVKTASEYYLQLSGNLPEETEKPSQKACGLDVGLQYIYSDDLGKQVKPPRYYRASQKRLRKFQRKLTRQQKDSKNSIKTKQAIAKLHEKTKRQRRAYNHKLSSYLVKTFGTKRQRRAYNHKLSSYLVKTFGTKRQRRAYNHKLSSYLVKTFGAIAVEDIKIANLNRRPKPKKCEDGKGWEKNNAKAKSGLNKSFADAGLGQLLTMIETKAKAHQREFIKVKANFTSQDCPKCGTRQKKSLSQRTHRCSNIGCNYVAPRDVAAAICIRAKADFLGNYLPLGGNVKPLKEVHSTSVQEESTIVELGRDALTIPSHEEKTNRKNRRKTQQCAKREVRKNNLYFNAFQTLTIPGLATNFLAEDNRAPDNSGSLGLKAKPKKKRQKNNSVAQTAPEIQLVLNFQAATG; this is encoded by the coding sequence GTGAAAACAGTAGAGTTCAAGCTAAAACTTAATAAAATACAGCGAGCGACTATCGATAGCTGGCTTGAATCTTTGCGCTGGGTCTGGAATGAAGGATTGGGACTGCTTTTAGAATTTCACCATCAAAAATACTACAATTGGCTAGAGAAAAAATTAGTGGGCGTAAGCGCGAATTCATTTCGCGCTGATGACCGTTCAGTGATTTCACGCGATCGAGAGTTTAGAAAATGCTATTTAAAATTTTCTAAGACCAATGCGTATGCCGCTAGCTGTCCGATTTCAGTTGGCAAAACTCCCCATCCTGTATGTCCTTTACCCGTTCCCCAACCGCGTCTGAAATACGACAACTTTAAAGGACTTATAGGGTATATCACTAAAACCAATTACGCCGATTGTCCCCATTTAAAAGGAATTCCTGCCAAGTTTATCGCGGGAACTTTAAAACACTTAGCCGAAGCGTGGCAAGCATACAAAGATAAAAAACGTACCATAGCTCACCAACCAAAATTCAAAAGTAAACTGAGAGGCGACCGTTTAAAGAGCCTCTATTGTATACAGCCTGAGAATATAACCCTACACATTAACCACAATACCTTTGCCTGTCCTGGGGTTAGCGTTCTCGGCAAATTAAAAGTACTCAACAAAAATCTCGAAAAGCGTTGGCAAGAAGAAATCAAACCACGCACCCTCCAGATAGTTAAAACGGCATCAGAATACTATCTTCAGCTAAGCGGCAATTTACCAGAAGAAACCGAAAAACCAAGCCAAAAAGCGTGTGGCTTAGATGTTGGCTTACAGTATATATATTCTGACGATCTCGGTAAACAAGTAAAACCACCGCGCTATTATCGCGCCTCACAAAAGAGATTGCGAAAGTTTCAAAGAAAGTTAACCCGACAACAGAAAGATTCTAAAAACAGTATCAAAACCAAACAGGCAATCGCCAAACTGCATGAAAAAACCAAGCGTCAGCGACGAGCATACAATCACAAACTCTCAAGCTATTTAGTAAAAACATTTGGAACCAAGCGTCAGCGACGAGCATACAATCACAAACTCTCAAGCTATTTAGTAAAAACATTTGGAACCAAGCGTCAGCGACGAGCATACAATCACAAACTCTCAAGCTATTTAGTAAAAACATTTGGTGCGATTGCCGTAGAGGACATTAAAATAGCCAATCTCAATCGACGACCAAAACCCAAAAAATGCGAAGATGGTAAGGGATGGGAGAAAAACAACGCCAAAGCTAAATCGGGCTTGAATAAAAGCTTTGCCGATGCTGGTCTAGGGCAACTGCTGACGATGATTGAAACTAAAGCTAAAGCGCATCAGAGAGAATTTATCAAAGTCAAAGCGAACTTTACCAGTCAGGATTGCCCGAAGTGTGGCACGCGCCAGAAAAAAAGCTTATCACAGCGTACACATAGATGCAGTAACATTGGGTGCAATTATGTTGCACCAAGAGATGTAGCAGCCGCAATCTGCATCAGAGCCAAAGCAGATTTCTTAGGAAACTACCTGCCTTTAGGTGGGAATGTTAAGCCTCTGAAGGAGGTGCATAGCACTTCAGTGCAGGAGGAATCTACAATTGTAGAACTTGGGCGTGATGCGCTCACAATCCCTTCCCATGAGGAAAAAACTAATAGAAAAAATAGAAGAAAAACCCAGCAGTGCGCGAAACGAGAGGTACGTAAAAACAATCTCTATTTCAATGCCTTTCAAACTCTTACCATACCTGGATTGGCAACTAATTTTTTAGCTGAGGACAACCGCGCCCCAGATAATTCGGGCAGTTTGGGATTGAAAGCAAAACCTAAAAAGAAAAGGCAAAAAAATAACAGTGTCGCGCAAACAGCACCTGAAATTCAGTTAGTGCTTAATTTTCAAGCTGCTACTGGGTAA